A window of the Tunturibacter empetritectus genome harbors these coding sequences:
- a CDS encoding VWA domain-containing protein, with protein MNPALSIKLPAFLRSALLSLLLAAPILHAQTTPGPSSTPGTPSTPAPATPTAATQTPQPPTSTPQLTATPPPTTQTSTTTSPATTPTQTPGQAAPPPANAPLDQPVDTIKVQVNEVNLIFTVTDKHGKFITGLKRENFGLLDDGRPPTAVLRFTQQTNLPLRVGIMLDTSSSIRQRFQFEQDSAIEFLLQILHLNDRAFVEGFDIETDVAQDFTNNVDLLNQGIRKLRPGGGTALFDALYKTCKDQMLPLQETGAVRRALILVSDGDDNYSRVQESDAIKMCQRADTIVYTISTNISPSKDKGDDVLKAISDATGGQAFYPTKLEDVAIGFHNIEEELRSQYHLVYRPAGLRMDGSFRTIYLQANDPRYKVRAQKGYFSPRPPQ; from the coding sequence ATGAACCCTGCCTTAAGCATTAAACTCCCCGCCTTTTTACGATCTGCCCTGCTCTCCCTCCTCCTGGCCGCACCGATCCTGCATGCGCAGACTACCCCGGGGCCGTCATCAACACCAGGGACACCATCCACCCCCGCGCCAGCCACACCAACAGCTGCGACCCAGACGCCGCAGCCGCCCACCTCCACACCTCAGTTGACAGCGACCCCGCCCCCAACAACCCAAACTTCCACGACAACGTCCCCCGCAACTACGCCGACTCAAACCCCAGGTCAGGCCGCCCCACCCCCAGCCAACGCCCCCCTGGACCAGCCCGTCGACACCATCAAGGTCCAGGTCAACGAAGTCAATCTCATCTTCACCGTCACCGACAAGCACGGCAAATTCATCACCGGCCTCAAGCGCGAAAACTTCGGCCTCCTCGACGACGGCCGTCCTCCCACCGCCGTCCTCCGCTTCACCCAGCAGACCAACCTCCCCCTGCGCGTCGGCATCATGCTCGACACCTCCAGCTCCATCCGCCAGCGCTTCCAGTTCGAGCAGGACTCCGCCATCGAGTTCCTCCTCCAGATCCTCCACCTCAACGACCGCGCCTTCGTCGAGGGTTTCGACATCGAAACCGACGTCGCTCAGGACTTCACTAACAACGTCGATCTCCTCAATCAGGGCATTCGCAAACTCCGTCCTGGCGGCGGCACCGCCCTCTTCGACGCCCTCTACAAAACCTGCAAAGACCAGATGCTTCCACTCCAGGAGACTGGAGCCGTCCGTCGCGCCCTCATCCTCGTCTCCGACGGCGACGACAACTACTCCCGCGTTCAGGAGTCCGACGCCATCAAGATGTGTCAGCGCGCCGACACCATCGTCTACACCATCTCCACCAACATCAGCCCCAGCAAAGACAAGGGTGACGACGTCCTCAAAGCCATCTCCGACGCCACCGGCGGCCAGGCCTTCTACCCCACCAAGCTCGAAGACGTAGCCATCGGCTTCCACAACATCGAAGAGGAGCTGCGCAGCCAGTATCACCTGGTCTACCGCCCCGCCGGCCTTCGCATGGACGGCTCCTTCCGCACCATCTACCTCCAGGCTAACGACCCCCGCTACAAAGTCCGCGCCCAAAAAGGCTACTTCTCCCCCCGCCCACCGCAATAA
- a CDS encoding RluA family pseudouridine synthase: MPSKNMLPKGQRRRTVKPEYRATRGVEETAPPPVSVLEFDEVEEDSDAIRTFTADPAAANLRLDLYLAQALPDISRARVQLLIEAGQVRVDGNPAKPKQKLHGGESIEIEGSPQPAPLHAVPEDIPLHILHEDKYLAVIDKAAGMMVHAGAGSTDDARNRGTLVNALLFHFAKLSDVGGDLRPGIVHRLDKLTSGLILVAKDDSTHRKLGDMFFRRQVTKTYVALLHGHLKKDDTTVSLPIARDLIRRSRMTTRRADGRTAVSHFHVLERLTTPHGPFTLVEVRIETGRTHQIRVHAQSLGHPIVGDTLYGAPHAIPGLPPETNLTRNFLHAAHLSFTHPQTGKPMDLAAPLPVELESFLRAIRTNSSAIE, from the coding sequence ATGCCGTCTAAGAACATGCTCCCCAAGGGCCAGCGCCGCCGCACCGTAAAACCCGAGTACCGCGCCACCCGCGGTGTGGAAGAGACCGCCCCACCCCCAGTGTCCGTCCTCGAATTCGACGAGGTCGAAGAAGACTCCGACGCAATCCGCACCTTCACCGCCGACCCTGCCGCCGCCAACCTTCGACTCGACCTCTACCTCGCCCAAGCCCTCCCCGACATCTCCCGCGCCCGCGTCCAGCTCCTCATCGAAGCCGGCCAGGTGCGCGTCGACGGCAATCCCGCCAAGCCAAAACAAAAGCTCCACGGCGGCGAATCCATCGAGATCGAAGGCTCCCCCCAGCCCGCGCCCCTCCACGCCGTCCCCGAGGACATTCCCCTCCATATCCTCCACGAAGATAAGTACCTCGCCGTCATCGATAAGGCCGCCGGCATGATGGTCCACGCCGGAGCCGGCTCTACGGACGACGCCCGCAACCGCGGCACCCTCGTCAACGCCCTCCTCTTCCACTTTGCCAAGCTCTCCGACGTTGGCGGCGACCTCCGCCCCGGCATCGTCCATCGCCTAGACAAACTCACCAGCGGCCTCATCCTCGTCGCCAAAGACGACAGCACCCACCGCAAACTTGGCGACATGTTCTTCCGCCGCCAGGTCACCAAAACTTACGTCGCCCTCCTCCACGGCCACCTCAAAAAAGACGACACTACCGTCAGCCTCCCCATCGCCCGCGACCTCATCCGCCGCAGCCGCATGACCACCCGCCGAGCCGATGGCCGCACCGCCGTCTCCCACTTCCACGTACTCGAACGCCTCACCACCCCACACGGCCCCTTCACCCTCGTCGAGGTCCGCATCGAGACCGGCCGCACCCACCAGATTCGCGTCCACGCCCAATCCCTCGGCCACCCCATCGTCGGCGACACCCTCTACGGCGCGCCCCACGCCATCCCCGGCCTGCCGCCCGAGACAAACCTCACCCGCAACTTCCTCCACGCCGCACATCTCTCCTTTACCCACCCCCAGACCGGCAAACCGATGGATCTCGCCGCACCTCTCCCTGTCGAACTAGAGTCGTTTTTGCGTGCAATTCGCACCAATTCGTCCGCAATTGAGTAA
- a CDS encoding prolipoprotein diacylglyceryl transferase family protein, translated as MHPYLFHSGHLLLPTFGVLAALGLMAALTLSLRTAALVGLNPDRLWNAGLFTLLSAFTLSRILLIATNLHNFLAYPILLLIVPFLTATGIQLTLAATLIYLRIRHLPLLDTLDAWSPCASLVWAFLALGHFAEGSDAGLPTTLPWGIRIPPSHIRLHPVALYAAIAAAILTPLLLRQLKHRRQPGDTVAIALVAAGTLQFLLTFFRQPYPYTTTSAYILLDPIQWIALGMIVVAAVILLLPRKLVTHAV; from the coding sequence GTGCACCCCTACCTCTTCCACTCCGGCCATCTCCTCCTCCCCACCTTCGGCGTCCTCGCCGCACTTGGCCTCATGGCCGCACTCACACTCAGCCTCCGTACCGCCGCCCTCGTCGGCCTCAACCCCGACCGCCTCTGGAACGCCGGCCTCTTCACCCTCCTCTCTGCCTTCACTCTCTCCCGCATTCTTCTCATCGCCACCAATCTCCACAACTTCCTCGCCTACCCCATCCTTCTACTCATCGTGCCCTTCCTAACCGCCACAGGCATCCAACTCACCCTCGCAGCCACTCTAATCTACCTACGCATCCGCCACCTCCCACTGCTCGACACCCTCGACGCCTGGAGCCCGTGCGCTTCGCTCGTCTGGGCCTTCCTCGCCCTTGGCCACTTCGCCGAAGGCAGCGACGCCGGCCTCCCTACCACCCTCCCTTGGGGCATCCGAATTCCACCCAGCCACATCCGTCTCCACCCCGTCGCCCTCTACGCCGCCATTGCTGCAGCAATCCTCACCCCGCTGCTTCTCCGCCAACTCAAACACCGCCGCCAGCCAGGGGACACCGTCGCCATAGCCCTCGTCGCAGCAGGCACCCTCCAGTTCCTTCTCACCTTCTTCCGCCAACCTTACCCCTACACCACCACCTCCGCCTATATCCTCCTCGACCCCATCCAGTGGATCGCCCTCGGTATGATCGTTGTAGCGGCCGTCATCCTGCTGCTGCCAAGAAAGCTGGTCACCCATGCCGTCTAA
- a CDS encoding TlpA disulfide reductase family protein: MKTGSYKDAVATASSLEALATTPETKSRAEVNRGYALILQAGDKHKPDQMHAADSALKAAIADNPKSAPAFYLDGKVLAYLGNMDAARDQFKSCLACINPNDPSYLRAQHFAEDPALVLHKMAPAFEVTALDGSKFNLDAMGGRVVLIDFWATWCGPCNEELPHVKKIAKEFTGQPLVIISVSWDSDETKWKNFINKNEMTWVQYRDADHSLSKEFGVEAIPHYFTIDSDGVLTAEMLGSGSDVEGKLKKLIARAKSIPQPQPASHSGN; the protein is encoded by the coding sequence TTGAAAACTGGCAGCTACAAAGACGCCGTCGCTACCGCCTCTTCCCTCGAAGCCCTCGCGACCACACCAGAGACGAAGTCTCGTGCCGAGGTCAATCGCGGCTACGCCCTCATTCTCCAAGCTGGCGACAAACACAAACCCGACCAGATGCACGCCGCCGACTCCGCCCTGAAAGCCGCCATCGCCGATAACCCGAAGAGTGCCCCCGCGTTTTACCTTGATGGCAAAGTACTCGCCTATCTCGGCAACATGGACGCCGCCCGAGATCAGTTCAAAAGCTGCCTTGCCTGCATCAACCCGAATGATCCCAGCTATCTCCGCGCCCAGCACTTCGCCGAAGACCCAGCTCTCGTCCTCCACAAGATGGCCCCTGCCTTCGAGGTCACCGCGCTCGACGGCTCCAAATTCAACCTCGACGCCATGGGCGGCCGCGTCGTTCTCATCGACTTCTGGGCAACCTGGTGCGGCCCCTGCAACGAAGAGCTTCCGCACGTCAAGAAGATCGCAAAAGAGTTCACCGGTCAGCCGCTGGTCATCATCAGCGTCAGCTGGGACTCCGACGAGACCAAGTGGAAGAACTTCATCAACAAGAATGAGATGACCTGGGTCCAGTATCGCGACGCCGACCACTCTCTCAGCAAAGAATTCGGCGTCGAAGCCATCCCTCACTACTTCACCATCGACTCAGACGGCGTCCTCACCGCCGAAATGCTTGGCTCCGGCTCAGATGTCGAAGGAAAACTCAAAAAACTCATCGCCCGCGCGAAATCGATTCCGCAGCCACAACCCGCAAGCCACTCGGGAAACTAG
- a CDS encoding cell division protein ZapA, producing the protein MNQTLEAQTREAQASQSPTPEPAQSQSIAVEIYDQIYHLRGTDPVYIERLAAMVDAKMRAVSAHGNTVDSLRVAVLAALNIADELCCARDRSDNLAGSLQNSQQSLRSRAGNLSHLLDELLEDRKVG; encoded by the coding sequence ATGAACCAGACTCTCGAAGCTCAGACACGCGAAGCCCAGGCCAGTCAATCACCCACCCCTGAGCCCGCGCAGAGCCAGTCCATCGCCGTCGAAATCTACGACCAGATCTATCACCTCCGCGGCACCGACCCCGTCTACATAGAACGTCTTGCCGCCATGGTCGACGCCAAGATGCGCGCCGTCTCCGCCCACGGCAACACCGTCGACTCGCTCCGCGTAGCCGTCCTCGCCGCCCTCAACATCGCCGATGAGCTCTGCTGCGCCCGCGACCGCAGCGACAACCTAGCCGGCAGCCTCCAGAACTCCCAGCAATCTCTCCGCTCCCGTGCCGGCAACCTATCCCACCTCCTCGACGAACTCCTCGAAGACCGCAAAGTCGGCTGA
- a CDS encoding phenylalanine--tRNA ligase subunit beta, whose product MKILTSWLRTYVPNIPVDDHQLAEDLTLRGIAVEGLYFIDTKVAGRSVSHNSLFEMDITTNRVDAMNHYGIAREAATIYNLPLAPLNPKLPIGTLVDAPFSVRIAPEAKGLCGRFTAQVIRNVTIAPSSAHVAEYFTLLGQKQISNAVDASNFVLLGMGHPTHALDLDKIAGGIVVRLAHKGEKLKLLDGTDRTLEADDLVVADEVKALALAGVMGGWDSMITPETKNILVEAAWFDPATVRRSGRRHGLHTDASHRFERGADFNAPPIANALVTQLILNSGVAQSGGGASQQNGKPEGELIDLIDPEVAARTAHRPPIELSVKQVQRHLGTTIDPQGITSEIVAQYLTSLGCELLLHGLRDDQAVYSTKLPSWRLDLEREIDLIEEVARVYGYNRFANTLPAPGVVLTQPTAAKEAAVRTRLLALGFSESISSTFASQQDSDLFYAATGPAQKTDEEPSVKEPEAKEPETKELEAKELGAPSFAVSSQRVGYSQSEPSSSNIATNSSPNPGAPHVAASPSRVGHRDSDPPSPTAATIPVPMENPLSEEASLLRPSLVPGMVTMLAHNLNRDVREVRLFEQGQIFTGTIPADGAFISDVHEIPQLSLGLTTASPQPTAPLQVAADAPFFELKGAIESLLSLFDLNAARDAFPPRVLASEKESSSRPEAALLPPERRDPRLSSVQPLTFSAAAPAWLQPGRSATALLNNRPIAHFGELVHTQKETRKLRQPLYLAQLDLAALYELPLKKITAHDLSRYQAVERDFSFVFPDATQWQTVSDAIQALAIPELQSLKPIEVWRDAKKYPGVYSLLLRTVFQSNDRTLREDELTDWWTRIIAALTTLGGTIRDGANEAAK is encoded by the coding sequence ATGAAGATTCTTACCAGCTGGCTCCGCACATACGTCCCAAACATTCCGGTCGATGATCACCAACTCGCCGAAGACCTCACCCTCCGTGGCATTGCTGTTGAAGGGCTTTATTTCATTGATACAAAAGTGGCAGGTCGGTCGGTTAGCCACAATTCTCTCTTCGAGATGGACATCACCACCAACCGCGTCGACGCCATGAACCATTACGGCATCGCCCGCGAGGCCGCCACCATCTACAACCTGCCGCTGGCCCCCCTCAACCCCAAACTCCCCATCGGCACCCTCGTCGACGCACCCTTCTCCGTCCGCATCGCCCCCGAAGCCAAAGGCCTCTGCGGCCGTTTCACCGCGCAGGTCATCCGCAACGTCACCATCGCCCCCAGCTCCGCCCATGTAGCCGAGTACTTCACCCTCCTCGGCCAGAAGCAGATCTCAAACGCCGTCGACGCCTCTAACTTCGTCCTCCTCGGCATGGGCCATCCCACCCACGCTCTCGATCTCGACAAGATCGCAGGCGGCATCGTCGTCCGCCTCGCCCACAAAGGGGAGAAGTTAAAACTCCTCGACGGAACCGACCGCACCCTCGAAGCCGACGACCTCGTAGTAGCCGACGAAGTCAAAGCTCTCGCACTAGCCGGAGTCATGGGCGGCTGGGACTCCATGATCACCCCCGAGACAAAAAACATCCTCGTCGAAGCCGCCTGGTTCGACCCAGCCACCGTCCGCCGCAGTGGGCGCCGCCACGGCCTCCACACCGACGCCTCCCACCGCTTCGAGCGTGGAGCAGACTTCAACGCCCCCCCTATCGCCAACGCCCTCGTCACCCAGCTCATCCTGAACAGTGGAGTTGCCCAAAGCGGCGGCGGCGCAAGCCAACAAAACGGCAAGCCCGAAGGCGAACTCATAGACCTGATCGATCCCGAGGTAGCGGCACGCACCGCCCACCGCCCACCCATCGAGCTCTCCGTCAAACAAGTTCAGCGCCACCTCGGCACCACCATCGACCCCCAGGGCATCACCTCCGAGATCGTCGCCCAGTACCTCACCTCGCTAGGCTGCGAGCTCCTCCTCCACGGTCTGCGTGACGATCAAGCCGTCTACTCCACTAAACTCCCCAGCTGGCGTCTCGACCTCGAGCGCGAGATCGACCTCATCGAAGAGGTAGCCCGCGTCTACGGCTACAACCGCTTCGCCAACACCCTCCCCGCACCCGGCGTAGTCCTCACCCAACCAACCGCAGCCAAGGAAGCCGCCGTCCGCACCCGTCTCCTCGCCCTCGGCTTCAGCGAATCCATCTCCAGCACCTTCGCCTCCCAGCAAGACTCCGACCTCTTCTACGCGGCCACAGGTCCTGCCCAGAAAACGGACGAGGAACCGAGTGTCAAAGAACCGGAAGCCAAAGAACCGGAAACTAAAGAACTAGAAGCCAAAGAACTGGGTGCCCCATCCTTTGCGGTCTCATCGCAAAGGGTGGGTTATTCGCAAAGTGAACCGTCTTCTTCAAACATCGCCACCAATTCGAGTCCGAATCCGGGTGCCCCACACGTGGCAGCCTCACCGTCACGTGTGGGCCATCGCGACAGCGATCCGCCTTCCCCAACCGCAGCAACGATCCCGGTCCCAATGGAGAATCCCCTCTCCGAAGAGGCCTCCCTCCTGCGCCCCTCGCTGGTCCCCGGCATGGTCACCATGCTCGCTCACAACCTCAACCGCGACGTCCGCGAGGTCCGCCTTTTCGAGCAAGGCCAGATCTTCACCGGCACCATCCCAGCCGACGGCGCCTTCATCTCCGACGTCCACGAGATTCCGCAGCTCTCCCTCGGCCTCACCACCGCCTCGCCACAACCCACGGCCCCACTCCAAGTCGCCGCCGACGCCCCCTTCTTCGAGCTCAAGGGCGCCATCGAATCCCTCCTCTCCCTCTTCGACCTGAACGCGGCAAGGGACGCATTTCCACCCCGCGTTCTAGCATCAGAGAAAGAGTCGTCATCTCGACCGGAGGCGGCGCTTTTGCCGCCGGAGCGGAGAGACCCCCGCCTCTCGTCCGTACAGCCGCTCACCTTCTCGGCGGCCGCTCCCGCATGGCTCCAACCCGGCCGCAGTGCAACAGCTCTTCTGAACAACCGCCCCATTGCCCACTTCGGCGAACTAGTCCACACGCAAAAAGAAACCCGCAAGCTTCGCCAGCCCCTCTACCTCGCGCAACTAGACCTCGCAGCCCTCTACGAACTCCCCCTCAAAAAAATCACCGCCCACGATCTCTCCCGCTACCAGGCCGTCGAGCGCGACTTCTCCTTCGTCTTCCCGGACGCGACCCAATGGCAAACCGTCTCCGATGCCATCCAAGCCCTCGCCATCCCTGAACTGCAAAGCCTCAAGCCCATCGAAGTCTGGCGCGACGCAAAGAAGTACCCCGGCGTCTACTCGCTCCTCCTCCGTACGGTCTTCCAGTCCAACGACCGCACCCTCCGCGAAGACGAGCTGACCGACTGGTGGACCCGCATCATAGCCGCCCTCACCACCCTAGGAGGCACCATCCGCGACGGCGCAAACGAAGCCGCAAAATAA
- a CDS encoding alpha/beta hydrolase: MPEESYPLMMAVWFGEALRMRRVLFGLVVVCFCGVGWSQSTSWPAGPEHAVVALWPQGAPGVKTATGAEGETSTAASPLMAGRWVARVGNVSVPTLTVYEPKGAGDGTGVVVFPGGAYKILAMDLEGTEVCDWLNSRGVACFLLKYRVPDTGPYPKSDEALEDAQRAVGLVREHAAEWKVDAKKIGVLGFSAGGHLAAALSTHYETRLYRRVDAADKLSCRPDFAVVVYPGYLADAENGMKFSADIPVTKDTPPTFLVQAEDDTVHVENAVEYFLALKSVGVPTELHVYAEGGHGYGLRRTKLPVTGWPELVDVWMKTIGVTPKVH, encoded by the coding sequence TTGCCTGAAGAGAGTTATCCGCTGATGATGGCTGTGTGGTTTGGGGAGGCTTTGCGGATGCGGCGAGTTTTGTTCGGTTTGGTCGTGGTGTGTTTTTGTGGCGTGGGTTGGTCGCAATCTACGAGTTGGCCTGCGGGGCCTGAGCATGCGGTGGTGGCGCTGTGGCCGCAGGGGGCTCCGGGGGTGAAGACGGCGACGGGAGCGGAGGGGGAGACTTCGACGGCGGCCAGTCCGCTGATGGCGGGGAGATGGGTGGCGCGGGTGGGGAATGTGTCGGTGCCTACGCTGACGGTGTATGAGCCGAAGGGTGCGGGCGATGGGACTGGGGTGGTGGTGTTTCCGGGGGGCGCGTACAAGATTCTGGCGATGGACCTGGAGGGGACCGAGGTTTGCGATTGGCTGAACTCGCGGGGCGTGGCTTGTTTTCTGCTGAAGTATCGGGTGCCGGATACGGGGCCTTATCCGAAGTCGGACGAGGCGCTGGAGGATGCGCAGAGGGCGGTGGGGTTGGTGCGGGAGCATGCGGCGGAGTGGAAGGTGGATGCGAAGAAGATTGGGGTGCTGGGATTTTCTGCAGGCGGGCATCTGGCGGCGGCGTTGAGTACTCACTATGAGACGAGGCTATATCGGCGGGTGGATGCGGCGGATAAGTTGAGCTGCAGGCCGGACTTTGCGGTGGTGGTGTATCCGGGGTACCTGGCGGATGCGGAGAATGGGATGAAGTTCAGCGCGGATATTCCGGTGACCAAGGACACGCCGCCTACGTTTCTGGTACAGGCGGAGGATGATACGGTGCATGTGGAGAATGCGGTGGAGTACTTTCTGGCGCTGAAGAGCGTGGGTGTTCCGACGGAGCTGCATGTGTATGCCGAGGGTGGGCATGGATATGGGCTGCGGCGGACGAAGCTTCCGGTGACGGGGTGGCCGGAGCTGGTGGATGTATGGATGAAGACGATTGGGGTGACGCCTAAGGTGCACTGA